The genome window CCGGTTCTCAGTCTCTGCCTGCGGATGATGGCCCATTATCAGGACGCGGAAGATGCGGCGCAGGAGTCGCTTGTCCGGATGGTGCGGTATCTCGACGGGTGGGACCGGTCGCGGGCGTTCGTGCCGTGGGTCATGGCGATCGCCGCCAACCGCTGCCGGACGGCGCGGCAGAAACGGCGGCAGCAGGCGACGAGCCAGCCCCTCGTTCATGAGGTTGAGGGCCGCGTCCCGGCGCACTCCAACGGGGACATCGCCCCGCTGGTGCAGCAGGCGCTGCACCAGCTCCGGGACGACTACCGCGTCGCCTTCATCCTGTTTCACATTGAAAACCTGTCCATCGCCGATGTCAGCGACTCGCTCCAGGTCCCGACCGGGACCGTCAAGGTGTGGCTGCACCGGGCACGCAAAGAACTGGCCGACATCCTCCGCACGCTGGGAGTCCAGCCGGGAGACGGATCATGAACATGCCGATGACCTGTGAGGAGTTCCGCGAGCGGCTCGAGGCCTGCCTCGACGAGCATCGTCGTGCCGGCGCGGAGCTGGCGGAGCACGCCGCGGCCTGCGGGAGCGAGGCGTGCCGCCGGGAGTGGGATGACGCGCAGCTGCTCCTCCACGTCGCCCGGTCGCTGGAGCGGCCGGTCTCGATGGAACTGGTCGAGCGGACCCTGGCCGATCTGGCCCAGCGGCCGGCGGTCGCCGTCGCCACTTCCTCCACCGCCTCGCGCCGGAAGTCGCCACAGGTCGCCGCGATGGGCCTGGGCTTCGTCACCGCCGCGGCGCTGATGATGGCCGTGATCGTCGGCCTGCGTCCCTCTGCCTCCGGCCCCGCTTCGAGCGTCGCCCGCGCTCCCGTGCGGCCGATCGAGTCCCCGGACGGGCCGGGGATGT of Planctomyces sp. SH-PL14 contains these proteins:
- a CDS encoding RNA polymerase sigma factor; its protein translation is MRQLVERLHRPVLSLCLRMMAHYQDAEDAAQESLVRMVRYLDGWDRSRAFVPWVMAIAANRCRTARQKRRQQATSQPLVHEVEGRVPAHSNGDIAPLVQQALHQLRDDYRVAFILFHIENLSIADVSDSLQVPTGTVKVWLHRARKELADILRTLGVQPGDGS